The following coding sequences are from one Rattus norvegicus strain BN/NHsdMcwi chromosome 11, GRCr8, whole genome shotgun sequence window:
- the Iglc1 gene encoding Ig lambda-1 chain C region-like isoform X2 yields MSQCWVLGKGTRLTVLDQPKATPSVTLFPPSSEELKTDKATLVCMVTDFYPGVMTVVWKADGTPITQGVETTQPFKQNNKYMATSYLLLTAKAWETHSNYSCQVTHEENTVEKSLSRAECS; encoded by the exons ATGTCACAGTGTTGGGTACTCGGTAAAGGAACCAGATTGACTGTCCTAG ACCAACCCAAGGCTACGCCCTCAGTCACCCTGTTCCCACCTTCCTCTGAAGAGCTCAAGACTGACAAGGCTACACTGGTGTGTATGGTGACAGATTTCTACCCTGGTGTTATGACAGTGGTCTGGAAGGCAGATGGTACCCCTATCACTCAGGGTGTGGAGACTACCCAGCCTTTCAAACAGAACAACAAGTACATGGCTACCAGCTACCTGCTTTTGACAGCAAAAGCATGGGAGACTCATAGCAATTACAGCTGCCAGGTCACTCACGAAGAGAACACTGTGGAGAAGAGTTTGTCCCGTGCTGAGTGTTCCTAG
- the Iglc1 gene encoding Ig lambda-1 chain C region-like isoform X1: MRQRSSKYMLCLYSGGINSDQPKATPSVTLFPPSSEELKTDKATLVCMVTDFYPGVMTVVWKADGTPITQGVETTQPFKQNNKYMATSYLLLTAKAWETHSNYSCQVTHEENTVEKSLSRAECS; the protein is encoded by the exons ATGAGACAAAGGTCAAGCAAGTACATGCTCTGCCTGTACTCAGGAGGAATAAACTCAG ACCAACCCAAGGCTACGCCCTCAGTCACCCTGTTCCCACCTTCCTCTGAAGAGCTCAAGACTGACAAGGCTACACTGGTGTGTATGGTGACAGATTTCTACCCTGGTGTTATGACAGTGGTCTGGAAGGCAGATGGTACCCCTATCACTCAGGGTGTGGAGACTACCCAGCCTTTCAAACAGAACAACAAGTACATGGCTACCAGCTACCTGCTTTTGACAGCAAAAGCATGGGAGACTCATAGCAATTACAGCTGCCAGGTCACTCACGAAGAGAACACTGTGGAGAAGAGTTTGTCCCGTGCTGAGTGTTCCTAG